In one window of uncultured Sphaerochaeta sp. DNA:
- a CDS encoding DUF308 domain-containing protein has protein sequence MQETFLKRHLILSTVIGAFLIIVGIFLMFQQESFVKIFISLLGVFLAGSGISSMIYLKGFNLGSRSRIATLVKALLSIVIGLVAIIVPLSAATISWTVLLYIIGAQLLFSALISFLDALLMRKEERSLSPLYTEGVFSLIMAILLFVFPQQIGSLLLKLFGLLFIVSGIGMILWSLRIRKINQQFKEQVVEAEAEVIDPEN, from the coding sequence ATGCAGGAAACCTTTCTTAAACGTCACCTCATTCTTTCCACCGTGATAGGTGCATTCTTGATTATCGTAGGGATTTTCTTGATGTTCCAACAGGAATCCTTCGTGAAGATTTTCATCTCCCTTTTAGGGGTGTTCCTTGCAGGATCGGGAATTTCCAGTATGATTTACTTGAAGGGATTCAATCTTGGTAGTCGCTCACGTATAGCTACCTTGGTCAAGGCCCTCTTGAGCATAGTAATCGGTTTGGTTGCCATTATCGTCCCTCTCTCGGCAGCGACCATAAGCTGGACAGTATTGTTGTACATCATTGGTGCACAGCTTTTATTCTCTGCCCTGATTTCCTTCTTGGATGCATTGCTGATGAGGAAAGAGGAACGCTCCCTCTCTCCTCTCTACACGGAGGGTGTATTCTCCCTGATTATGGCCATTCTCTTGTTTGTATTCCCACAGCAGATCGGGAGCCTGTTGCTCAAGCTATTCGGGTTGCTCTTCATAGTAAGCGGAATCGGCATGATTCTCTGGTCTCTGCGCATCCGCAAGATCAACCAACAGTTCAAGGAACAGGTGGTTGAAGCAGAGGCGGAGGTTATAGATCCGGAGAACTAA
- a CDS encoding YjjG family noncanonical pyrimidine nucleotidase yields MYRYLFFDADGTLFDFEQAEHNAFWKMAESLSLPLERKHEQDYIRCNAEVWKQFEKGEVTIDELKVKRFANFASETGIFLDAEEASRSYQYQLSGQGILFDESITVLETLKERGYTLFLATNGIAEVQRGRIAVSNTERYFDHIFISEELGYQKPDPRFFAHMFEVTGLGEQKQFSLMIGDSLSSDIAGGIASGMDTLWLNKEGKPQDPKVQPTYTHNSLSSVLDFLNGPL; encoded by the coding sequence ATGTACCGGTATCTTTTCTTTGACGCAGATGGGACACTTTTTGATTTCGAACAAGCAGAACACAATGCATTCTGGAAGATGGCAGAAAGCCTTAGCCTGCCACTGGAAAGGAAGCATGAGCAAGACTATATCCGCTGCAATGCTGAGGTATGGAAACAGTTTGAAAAAGGAGAAGTCACCATCGATGAATTGAAAGTGAAGCGATTCGCCAATTTTGCATCGGAAACGGGGATTTTCCTCGATGCTGAAGAAGCAAGCAGGAGTTATCAGTATCAGCTGTCTGGTCAGGGTATCCTGTTTGATGAGAGCATTACCGTTCTTGAGACTTTGAAAGAGAGGGGTTACACACTCTTCCTTGCCACCAACGGAATTGCAGAAGTACAGAGAGGCAGGATTGCCGTATCAAATACTGAGCGGTACTTCGATCACATCTTCATTAGTGAAGAGTTGGGATACCAGAAGCCAGATCCACGATTTTTTGCCCATATGTTCGAGGTAACCGGGCTCGGTGAACAAAAACAGTTCTCACTCATGATCGGAGACAGTCTTTCCAGCGATATAGCTGGAGGCATAGCCAGTGGCATGGATACGTTGTGGTTGAACAAGGAAGGAAAACCTCAGGACCCCAAGGTACAACCAACCTATACCCACAACAGTCTATCCTCTGTGCTTGATTTCCTTAACGGCCCTCTCTGA
- a CDS encoding FKBP-type peptidyl-prolyl cis-trans isomerase, with amino-acid sequence MKNTLSVRLVPLFLLFLMVGCSKTPVESPQNPVEETSSTVVVQAEPVVEETDVIRDLEEPSTLEDRFSYTYGYLLYSSMVQQKGFSDLEASYFAKGILDADRGQGFYTQEEMSQTLYEVQTKLLQIAQEEMDAISSANMEVAENFLKTNKERESVKITDSGLQYEVLVEGEGDRPTEDSMVEVDYQIMLLNGKIIDSSYEREQSSTFLLEAIMVPGFIEGVKLMQEGAKYRFWIHPDLAYGKEGTETIEPNTLLIIEVELKSIREGR; translated from the coding sequence GTGAAGAATACCTTGTCTGTGCGCCTCGTCCCCTTGTTCTTGCTCTTCTTGATGGTTGGATGTTCGAAAACTCCAGTTGAATCTCCCCAGAATCCTGTGGAGGAAACTTCTTCAACGGTTGTGGTACAAGCTGAACCAGTTGTTGAAGAGACGGATGTCATTCGGGATTTGGAAGAGCCTTCTACGCTGGAAGATCGTTTCAGTTACACCTATGGCTATCTTCTCTACTCCTCAATGGTACAGCAGAAGGGTTTCAGTGACTTGGAAGCCTCTTATTTTGCCAAAGGAATTCTCGATGCTGATAGGGGTCAGGGGTTCTACACCCAGGAGGAGATGTCCCAAACCCTTTATGAAGTGCAAACAAAACTCTTGCAGATTGCACAAGAGGAGATGGATGCCATATCCTCAGCCAATATGGAAGTTGCAGAGAATTTTCTGAAGACCAACAAGGAAAGGGAGTCTGTAAAGATAACCGATTCAGGACTGCAGTATGAAGTGCTTGTAGAAGGGGAAGGGGACCGCCCAACAGAGGACAGCATGGTAGAAGTCGATTACCAGATCATGCTGTTGAACGGAAAAATCATTGACAGTTCCTATGAACGGGAACAGAGTTCCACCTTCCTGCTGGAAGCCATCATGGTACCAGGGTTTATTGAAGGTGTTAAGTTGATGCAGGAAGGTGCAAAGTATCGTTTCTGGATACATCCTGATCTTGCCTATGGGAAGGAGGGGACGGAAACCATTGAACCAAATACCCTGTTGATCATAGAGGTTGAACTCAAGTCAATCAGAGAGGGCCGTTAA